The following proteins come from a genomic window of Thiothrix winogradskyi:
- a CDS encoding DUF2157 domain-containing protein — protein MTPITKLNQWLQAGLITPSQHANILSFEAKQRPVTNGWLYSFMVLGAAIIGLGILSLIAANWHNISDSVKLGVDFALLGLLAIGIYTQYPERQHSVWFEILLAGFLVLYLASIVLIAEIFDINGKWYHALLFWAFSTFLQILFARHLWTRLFWVTLFLQGMCWSLVTASHVASGQRLEALPAVFLLAPLLSAVLYYAATYLKALYSLRSSLFFWFQLSAICALAFADIARSGGELADYPLAWFLPAYMVAGLLALGILLHRDYRWLNRVLLLSALGLLLLYYYPDLVFNGQSRYTLFGSEAQEAVSFWQADDLRAPLLTLAILFLYALHAGNSGHQRTFHVVTFLIGLRFVILYFQAMGGLAATGVGLILSGSLIIGITWLWYRGRDRLHAWAKGLRV, from the coding sequence GTGACTCCTATCACAAAACTCAACCAATGGCTGCAAGCCGGGCTAATCACCCCCTCACAACACGCCAATATCCTCAGCTTTGAAGCCAAACAACGCCCTGTCACCAATGGCTGGCTGTACAGTTTCATGGTGCTGGGTGCGGCGATTATCGGGCTGGGCATCCTTTCGCTGATTGCGGCAAATTGGCACAACATTTCCGATAGCGTGAAACTCGGCGTGGATTTTGCATTGCTGGGTTTGTTAGCCATCGGTATTTACACGCAATACCCGGAGCGGCAACACAGCGTATGGTTCGAGATATTGCTGGCAGGTTTCCTCGTGCTGTATTTAGCCAGTATTGTGCTGATTGCAGAAATCTTCGACATCAATGGCAAGTGGTATCACGCGCTGCTGTTTTGGGCATTCAGCACGTTTTTGCAGATTTTATTTGCACGGCATTTATGGACACGGCTATTTTGGGTAACGTTATTCCTGCAAGGCATGTGTTGGAGTTTGGTCACTGCCAGCCATGTGGCAAGCGGGCAACGGCTGGAAGCATTACCAGCGGTATTCTTACTCGCCCCATTGCTAAGCGCGGTGCTGTATTACGCTGCCACGTACCTGAAAGCGTTGTATAGCTTGCGCAGTAGCCTGTTTTTTTGGTTTCAACTCAGTGCCATCTGTGCCTTAGCGTTTGCGGATATTGCGCGTTCGGGCGGGGAATTGGCGGATTATCCGCTGGCGTGGTTTCTGCCAGCTTACATGGTGGCGGGACTATTGGCGCTGGGCATTCTGTTACACCGCGACTACCGTTGGCTCAATCGCGTGTTATTGCTGAGCGCATTGGGTTTGTTATTGCTGTATTACTACCCCGATTTGGTGTTCAACGGGCAAAGCCGTTACACCTTGTTTGGCTCTGAAGCGCAGGAAGCGGTGAGTTTTTGGCAAGCCGATGATTTACGAGCGCCGCTGCTAACGCTGGCGATTCTATTTTTGTATGCCTTACACGCGGGGAATAGCGGGCATCAACGCACTTTTCATGTGGTGACGTTTTTGATCGGGTTACGCTTTGTGATTCTGTATTTTCAGGCAATGGGCGGATTGGCAGCTACCGGCGTGGGGCTGATTCTATCGGGCAGTTTGATCATTGGCATTACTTGGCTATGGTATCGCGGACGCGACCGCCTACACGCTTGGGCAAAGGGGTTACGGGTATGA
- a CDS encoding discoidin domain-containing protein, which produces MKSILAWGVLLLLGWVVHPVWAATPTNLPPTISGTPTLSVVSNSTYSFIPTASDPEKATLRFSIAKKPKWATFDAATGALTGTPTGVQAATYSGIVITVSDGKLKKSLPAFSIQVNNPAPTISGTPANSVQANSAYSFIPSASDTNGDKLTFSIAKKPAWATFSTTTGALTGTPPSARTGLYSGIIITISDGKTKVSLPVFSIQVNNPAPTISGTPATSVQANSAYSFTPSASDTNGDKLTFSIAKKPAWATFSATTGALTGTPLAKHVGVTKGISIAVTDGKNKVSLPAFDLQVSAVALNKAPVISGTPATSVNTDESYSFTPTASDADSDTLTFSIANKPTWAAFDTATGKLSGTPTDAGTTSGIVISVTDGKSAAVSLPAFALQVVQQNRVPTISGVPATSVNVGAVYSFTPTTSDADSDTLTFSITNKPTWAAFDTATGKLNGTPTDTGTTSGIVISVTDGKSAAVSLPAFVLQVVQQNRVPTISGVPATSVNVGAVYSFTPTASDADSDTLTFSITNKPTWATFDTATGQLSGTPVLADVGTTTGIIISVSDGKQTASLPAFALRVMESINLARQFGVATQGADYDSSSAASLAIDGNASTFNHTTCTADKNWWQVKLPNPTLISKLVVTSRSSWASRINGAGVYVSNTPYNGTLNESDKVATLSGIATAQTTTFSTSKSGAYVIVKAAADNCLHMSEVEVYGNAPAAPHLDQSAYTFQLSNSTAIGKTVG; this is translated from the coding sequence ATGAAGTCTATTCTTGCATGGGGTGTTTTACTATTGTTGGGGTGGGTGGTTCATCCCGTTTGGGCGGCAACGCCTACGAATCTTCCGCCAACCATCAGTGGTACACCAACACTCAGTGTGGTGAGTAATAGCACTTACAGTTTCATCCCTACAGCTAGTGATCCTGAAAAGGCAACATTAAGATTCAGCATCGCTAAAAAGCCGAAATGGGCAACGTTTGATGCTGCGACGGGGGCATTGACGGGTACACCCACTGGTGTGCAAGCAGCGACTTATAGCGGTATTGTGATTACGGTGTCCGATGGCAAACTCAAAAAAAGCTTGCCAGCGTTTAGTATTCAAGTGAATAACCCAGCGCCAACCATCAGTGGTACACCTGCCAACAGCGTACAGGCTAATTCAGCCTACAGTTTCATACCGAGTGCCAGTGATACGAATGGTGACAAGCTTACCTTCAGTATTGCTAAGAAACCTGCGTGGGCAACTTTTAGCACAACGACAGGTGCATTGACAGGTACACCGCCCAGTGCCAGAACGGGTCTTTACAGTGGCATTATTATCACGATTTCGGATGGCAAAACGAAGGTGAGCCTGCCTGTGTTTAGTATTCAAGTGAATAACCCAGCGCCAACCATCAGTGGTACACCTGCTACCAGCGTACAGGCTAATTCAGCCTACAGTTTCACACCGAGTGCCAGTGATACGAATGGCGATAAGCTTACCTTCAGTATTGCTAAAAAGCCTGCGTGGGCAACCTTTAGCGCAACGACAGGTGCATTGACAGGTACACCGCTTGCCAAACATGTTGGTGTCACCAAGGGAATTAGCATCGCGGTAACTGATGGCAAGAATAAAGTCAGTTTGCCTGCTTTTGATCTGCAAGTGTCTGCGGTTGCTCTTAATAAAGCGCCGGTGATTAGTGGTACACCGGCGACGAGTGTAAATACGGATGAAAGCTACAGCTTCACGCCGACGGCCAGCGATGCCGACAGCGATACATTGACTTTCAGCATTGCCAACAAACCCACGTGGGCAGCGTTTGATACCGCAACGGGTAAACTGAGTGGTACACCCACCGATGCAGGCACAACCAGTGGCATTGTGATTAGCGTGACCGACGGTAAATCAGCAGCAGTGAGCTTGCCAGCTTTCGCTCTGCAAGTGGTTCAACAGAATCGCGTTCCAACCATTAGTGGTGTCCCTGCTACATCGGTTAATGTAGGTGCAGTTTATAGCTTCACACCGACGACCAGCGATGCCGACAGCGATACATTGACTTTCAGCATTACCAACAAACCCACATGGGCAGCGTTTGATACCGCAACGGGTAAACTGAATGGTACACCCACCGATACAGGCACAACCAGTGGCATTGTGATTAGCGTGACCGACGGTAAATCAGCAGCAGTGAGCTTGCCAGCTTTCGTTCTGCAAGTGGTTCAACAGAATCGCGTTCCAACCATTAGTGGTGTCCCTGCTACATCGGTTAATGTAGGTGCAGTTTATAGCTTCACACCGACGGCCAGCGATGCCGACAGCGATACATTGACTTTCAGCATTACCAATAAACCCACATGGGCAACGTTTGATACAGCAACGGGGCAGTTGAGTGGTACGCCGGTGTTGGCAGATGTGGGGACGACCACTGGCATTATCATCAGCGTTTCCGATGGCAAGCAAACAGCCAGTTTGCCCGCCTTTGCGCTGCGCGTGATGGAGTCGATCAATCTTGCCCGCCAGTTTGGAGTGGCAACACAGGGGGCTGATTACGACAGCAGTTCTGCCGCTTCTTTGGCAATAGATGGCAATGCGAGCACTTTCAACCACACGACTTGTACTGCCGACAAGAACTGGTGGCAGGTTAAATTACCGAATCCAACCCTGATTTCCAAACTGGTTGTCACTAGCCGTAGCTCATGGGCATCGCGGATCAATGGTGCAGGTGTTTATGTGAGCAATACTCCCTACAATGGCACGTTGAATGAAAGCGATAAAGTAGCCACGCTGAGTGGTATTGCTACCGCACAAACAACAACATTCAGTACCTCAAAGTCAGGGGCGTATGTCATTGTCAAAGCAGCGGCGGACAATTGTTTGCACATGAGTGAGGTAGAGGTGTATGGAAACGCACCAGCAGCACCACATTTGGATCAATCAGCTTATACTTTCCAGTTGAGTAATAGTACTGCGATTGGCAAAACGGTAGGGTAA
- a CDS encoding glycosyltransferase family 9 protein: MALFASPPRAVCVLRLSAIGDVCHTLALVQAIQREWPSTTLVWVMGKVEASLFGDLPNVEVIVFDKKQGWQAYLAVWRQLRGRRFDALLQVQAALRASVLSLGIRARYRLGFDAQRANDAQPLFTNVKVPSPTAPHVVDGLMAFAKVLGIQDLTPRWQVTISPADQQWAKSQLNAKPSVIIVPASSKAYKNWTVAGYAALAEHAVKSGWQVVVCGSPALNEQALATQVLAACPVAVLNQVGNTTLKQMLALIQQAKLVIAPDSGPVHLATLVGTPVIGLYAHHNPARVGAYFGQAEAVSIYQTLVEAEYGKPLSQLPWRTRVKDKNAMQQLSIAAVLLAFDQVKERIECSLSSH; this comes from the coding sequence TTGGCTTTATTTGCAAGTCCTCCCCGTGCGGTGTGCGTATTGCGTTTGTCAGCAATCGGTGACGTTTGCCACACCTTGGCACTGGTGCAAGCGATTCAACGCGAATGGCCCAGCACTACGCTGGTTTGGGTTATGGGCAAGGTGGAGGCCAGCTTATTCGGTGATTTGCCCAATGTCGAAGTCATCGTGTTTGACAAAAAACAGGGGTGGCAAGCGTATCTAGCGGTCTGGCGGCAATTGCGCGGGCGGCGTTTCGATGCATTATTGCAGGTGCAAGCCGCGTTACGTGCCAGTGTATTGAGCCTAGGAATTCGCGCCCGTTACCGCTTGGGCTTTGATGCGCAACGTGCCAATGATGCCCAGCCATTATTTACCAATGTGAAAGTACCTTCTCCCACAGCACCCCATGTGGTGGATGGGTTAATGGCATTTGCGAAAGTGTTAGGTATACAAGATCTCACGCCGCGTTGGCAGGTAACGATTTCCCCCGCTGATCAGCAATGGGCAAAGTCGCAATTAAACGCAAAACCCAGTGTGATTATTGTGCCTGCTTCCAGTAAAGCCTACAAAAACTGGACGGTTGCAGGGTATGCGGCATTGGCGGAACATGCCGTCAAGAGCGGCTGGCAAGTGGTAGTGTGTGGCAGTCCTGCCCTCAATGAGCAAGCCTTAGCCACGCAAGTGCTTGCTGCTTGCCCAGTGGCGGTATTGAACCAAGTGGGTAACACGACCCTCAAACAGATGTTAGCCTTGATTCAACAAGCCAAGCTGGTGATTGCCCCGGATTCTGGCCCGGTGCATTTGGCGACCTTGGTGGGAACGCCGGTCATCGGCTTGTATGCCCACCATAATCCCGCCAGAGTCGGCGCGTATTTCGGGCAAGCCGAGGCGGTGAGTATTTACCAAACCTTGGTCGAAGCCGAATACGGCAAGCCCTTATCACAGTTACCTTGGCGCACACGGGTCAAGGATAAGAATGCCATGCAACAGCTCAGTATTGCCGCCGTGCTACTGGCGTTTGATCAAGTAAAGGAACGTATCGAATGTTCACTATCAAGTCATTGA
- a CDS encoding 2Fe-2S iron-sulfur cluster-binding protein — translation MNYRVTILQTPFRFDVTAGETVLQAALRQEIPVPWGCGGGVCGVCMGKIVSGDMYYPDGEPLALFEEDAAAGMGLFCVGYPSSDLVLDVPEMGTDWEPWEAQ, via the coding sequence ATGAATTACCGCGTCACCATTTTGCAAACCCCGTTTCGATTCGACGTAACCGCAGGGGAAACGGTATTGCAAGCCGCCTTACGGCAGGAAATTCCCGTGCCGTGGGGCTGTGGTGGCGGGGTATGTGGCGTGTGCATGGGTAAAATCGTGTCGGGGGATATGTATTACCCCGACGGCGAGCCGCTGGCGCTGTTTGAAGAAGATGCAGCCGCTGGCATGGGCTTGTTTTGCGTCGGTTATCCCAGCAGCGATTTGGTGCTGGATGTGCCGGAAATGGGCACAGACTGGGAACCTTGGGAAGCCCAATAA
- a CDS encoding LTA synthase family protein — translation MFTIKSLKSSLGVVWPFACFALLGMVLLSLSRLGFMLWYSEQVTAAQGWGVMLLQGLRVDLATVAWLWGLPAVLTVILAGEHWLGKLWLGLMRVWLTFGLWLLVFMEMATPGFLLEYGLRPNQIFVEYLIYPKEVFNTLWLGHKLELAAGFVVGGLAVWLGWRLAGRCLQDLRLPRWYVRPVWVVVMLLLTVLAGRSTLGHRALNPAMVAFSTDATVNALVTNSAYSLLFAVSQMRAESGSSAAMYGQMPLDKIISHVREASGRPASAFISDALPTLSRNTASYSGKPKNLVILLQESFGAQYVGALGGLPLSPNIDRLAQQGWLFENLYATGTRSVRGIEAVVTGFTPTPAQAVVKLNKSQTGFFTLAQALGSRGYSTQFIYGGESHFDNMRSFFLGNGFQHIIEQKDYANPAFVGSWGVSDEDLLLRADAEFKQMHAAGKPFFSLVFSSSNHDPFEYPDGRIEPYEQPKQTRNNAVKYADYALGKFFEQAQQADYWNDTVFLIVADHDSRVLGDDLVPVPRFHIPGVIVGGGVPVKRDARLVSQIDLAPTLLSLMGISADYPMLGRDLTQTPDAWEGRAMMQYDKNFAYMQGKQVTVLQAGKPAAGFVYDKQQQRLLPGTTPTPQQVDEALAHVLWGDVAYDQRLFTLPVVH, via the coding sequence ATGTTCACTATCAAGTCATTGAAGTCGTCACTGGGCGTGGTTTGGCCGTTTGCCTGCTTTGCATTACTGGGCATGGTATTGCTGTCGTTGAGTCGCTTGGGGTTTATGCTGTGGTACAGCGAGCAAGTGACGGCAGCGCAAGGCTGGGGCGTGATGTTGCTGCAAGGTTTGCGGGTTGATTTGGCGACGGTGGCTTGGCTGTGGGGTTTGCCTGCGGTGTTAACTGTCATCCTCGCGGGTGAGCATTGGTTGGGCAAGCTGTGGCTGGGGTTGATGCGCGTTTGGTTGACCTTTGGCTTGTGGTTGCTGGTGTTTATGGAAATGGCAACACCGGGATTTTTGCTGGAATACGGGTTGCGCCCCAATCAGATTTTTGTGGAATACCTGATTTACCCCAAAGAAGTGTTTAATACGCTGTGGCTGGGGCATAAGTTGGAATTGGCAGCGGGCTTTGTCGTGGGTGGCTTGGCGGTATGGTTGGGGTGGCGCTTGGCAGGGCGTTGCTTGCAGGATTTGCGCTTGCCGCGTTGGTATGTGCGCCCGGTGTGGGTAGTGGTCATGTTGCTTTTGACGGTGTTGGCGGGGCGTTCGACTTTAGGGCATCGGGCATTAAATCCGGCGATGGTGGCGTTTTCGACCGATGCAACCGTGAATGCGTTGGTGACGAATTCGGCGTATTCGCTGCTGTTTGCCGTGTCGCAAATGCGGGCAGAGAGCGGTTCATCAGCAGCCATGTACGGCCAAATGCCTTTGGATAAAATCATCAGCCATGTACGTGAAGCCAGTGGTCGCCCAGCGTCGGCATTTATTTCGGATGCCTTGCCAACCTTGAGTCGCAATACCGCCAGTTACAGTGGTAAGCCGAAAAACTTGGTGATTTTGTTGCAGGAAAGTTTTGGGGCGCAATACGTGGGGGCGTTGGGCGGTTTGCCGCTTTCCCCGAATATTGACCGTTTGGCGCAACAAGGGTGGTTGTTTGAAAACCTGTACGCCACCGGCACGCGCTCAGTGCGTGGCATTGAAGCGGTGGTAACGGGCTTTACCCCAACACCCGCACAGGCGGTGGTGAAGTTGAATAAAAGCCAAACGGGCTTTTTTACTTTGGCACAAGCGTTGGGCAGCAGAGGTTATAGCACTCAGTTTATTTACGGCGGGGAAAGCCACTTTGACAATATGCGCAGTTTCTTTTTAGGCAATGGTTTCCAGCACATTATTGAGCAAAAAGATTACGCTAATCCGGCATTTGTGGGTTCATGGGGCGTGTCGGATGAGGATTTATTGTTGCGGGCGGATGCGGAGTTCAAGCAGATGCACGCGGCGGGTAAGCCTTTCTTTAGCTTGGTGTTTAGTTCCAGTAATCATGACCCGTTTGAATACCCTGATGGGCGGATTGAGCCGTATGAACAGCCTAAGCAAACCCGTAATAATGCAGTCAAGTATGCCGATTATGCCTTGGGTAAGTTTTTTGAGCAGGCACAACAAGCCGATTACTGGAACGATACGGTGTTTCTGATTGTGGCAGATCATGATTCACGGGTGTTGGGGGATGATTTAGTGCCCGTGCCGCGTTTCCATATTCCGGGGGTCATTGTGGGGGGAGGTGTGCCGGTCAAGCGTGATGCGCGGCTGGTGAGCCAGATTGATTTAGCCCCTACTTTGCTGTCATTGATGGGCATTTCGGCGGATTATCCCATGCTGGGGCGCGATTTAACCCAAACGCCAGACGCTTGGGAAGGGCGAGCCATGATGCAGTACGATAAAAATTTCGCGTATATGCAGGGTAAGCAGGTGACGGTACTGCAAGCGGGTAAACCGGCAGCAGGGTTTGTCTATGATAAGCAGCAACAACGTTTGCTGCCGGGGACAACACCCACACCCCAACAAGTGGATGAAGCACTGGCGCATGTGTTGTGGGGTGATGTGGCGTATGATCAGCGTTTATTTACGTTGCCTGTGGTACACTGA
- a CDS encoding ImpA family metalloprotease → MLDATIAALASQKATPSLLTALYGSNSIAYTPGNRTQLINFKPWVDSVFPIVVGNKGNTLAVAGTTPTARYAAFGISPMELFQANKSLTFETPFSRLLAWLLAGEPVNTNALSGNRKIALSFVSSEHTEIKAWIAKKYPSWTVTDCNTVATLATCYGSADLVVTGWQGNNADAQTIRQALATVMTAGKPVLYLHTWYEDYNDVAHAIADLLKFSLPYGGNYWANDAANWTNVTAMQAATWEKQGLAGVETLLKHFKANDYSIATRNTAFYPGANKVRAIMTLLDESKVNLFQSNESRLYRLLALLGDSYRQEVVFPMDMDATNATVFLKSLFADHAVYNYRILNPVQADMGNFSRSDFSHITPVTKTVTMTSRQNFRAAGVYALPGKTVRITRNDNSSTTTKVFINSLRSGSTHEYEAWGYKRPKFLESAHVPIKPGETITLTSPYGGPVQIDFGMNDQTVSFTFEQVGEHPFWDDTSDNADFTAKLVKGDYDWAEFVTPAFEIHSTLEKMRESVSNTRWGGTLEGFAAATMRYIHNFPHVLAGFKGPNIDVVPEIHDFATANGFTIENLDLVKHMNADQATCGAGCSGNPYDAYWAFDPIGHGDIHEMGHGLEKGRFRLEGWNYHASTNPYSYYSKTQYYKTTAGDPDCQSLPFKDAFVALQASIGQANPAAYLKTNYWDAVSDNWSRGASMTIQMMMTAEHQGALQDGWHLLARLHILEREFNRARINTTAWDAKKTSLGFSGYSKAEADAISSNDWMVIAVSKVTGMDYRDYFSMWGQAFSTKANDQVMTFNHAAAERRFFITSPSGYCKGEGFDGNNLPVTGNQVWPLAGAQPRLMGDSFR, encoded by the coding sequence TTGCTGGATGCGACCATTGCGGCATTAGCCAGTCAAAAAGCTACCCCGTCATTACTGACTGCGCTGTATGGCTCAAATTCTATTGCTTATACCCCCGGTAATCGCACTCAGTTGATTAATTTCAAACCTTGGGTCGACAGTGTTTTCCCTATTGTGGTGGGAAATAAAGGCAATACCTTGGCAGTGGCAGGCACAACACCCACGGCTCGCTATGCCGCATTTGGTATATCACCGATGGAGTTGTTCCAAGCAAATAAGAGCTTAACGTTTGAAACGCCTTTTAGCCGTTTGTTGGCTTGGTTATTGGCAGGTGAGCCTGTTAATACCAATGCCTTGAGTGGTAATCGTAAAATCGCCCTGTCATTTGTGAGCAGTGAACACACGGAAATCAAGGCATGGATTGCTAAAAAGTACCCCAGTTGGACAGTGACCGACTGTAATACGGTAGCAACCTTAGCAACGTGTTATGGCAGTGCGGATTTGGTGGTAACAGGGTGGCAGGGTAATAATGCTGATGCACAAACCATCCGGCAGGCATTGGCGACGGTGATGACCGCTGGCAAACCTGTGTTGTACCTGCACACTTGGTATGAAGATTATAACGATGTTGCCCACGCGATTGCCGATTTGCTCAAATTCTCACTGCCGTATGGTGGGAATTATTGGGCAAATGATGCGGCTAACTGGACAAATGTCACGGCTATGCAGGCGGCTACTTGGGAAAAACAAGGCTTGGCAGGCGTTGAAACGCTGCTAAAGCACTTCAAAGCCAATGATTACAGCATCGCGACACGGAATACAGCGTTCTATCCGGGGGCAAATAAGGTGCGTGCGATAATGACGTTGTTGGATGAGAGTAAGGTAAACCTATTCCAGAGCAACGAGTCTCGCCTCTATCGCTTATTGGCATTGTTGGGTGACAGTTATCGGCAGGAAGTCGTTTTTCCGATGGATATGGACGCGACAAATGCCACTGTATTCTTGAAATCCTTGTTTGCGGATCATGCAGTGTATAACTACCGCATTCTGAATCCGGTGCAAGCCGATATGGGGAATTTCAGCCGTAGCGATTTCAGCCATATTACTCCTGTTACCAAAACAGTCACGATGACCAGTCGCCAGAATTTCCGGGCTGCTGGGGTGTATGCTTTGCCAGGGAAAACTGTCCGTATTACCCGCAATGACAATAGTAGTACTACCACGAAGGTATTCATCAACAGTTTACGTTCAGGCTCAACGCATGAGTACGAAGCATGGGGTTACAAACGCCCCAAGTTTTTGGAATCTGCGCATGTACCTATTAAGCCCGGTGAAACCATTACGCTAACTTCGCCGTATGGTGGACCTGTCCAAATTGATTTTGGCATGAATGATCAAACAGTGAGTTTTACCTTTGAACAAGTGGGTGAGCACCCGTTCTGGGATGATACCAGCGATAATGCTGATTTTACTGCCAAACTAGTGAAGGGTGACTACGATTGGGCAGAGTTTGTGACTCCGGCATTTGAAATCCATTCCACACTGGAAAAAATGCGCGAATCCGTCAGTAATACCCGTTGGGGTGGGACATTAGAAGGGTTTGCGGCGGCTACCATGCGCTATATCCATAATTTCCCGCACGTATTGGCTGGCTTCAAAGGACCTAATATTGATGTTGTGCCTGAGATTCATGATTTTGCTACCGCAAATGGTTTTACCATTGAAAACTTGGATTTGGTCAAACACATGAATGCGGATCAGGCAACTTGCGGTGCTGGTTGTTCTGGCAACCCGTATGATGCGTATTGGGCGTTCGACCCTATCGGTCATGGCGATATTCATGAAATGGGACATGGGTTGGAAAAAGGTCGCTTCCGTTTAGAGGGGTGGAATTATCATGCGTCGACCAACCCTTACTCGTATTACAGCAAAACGCAGTACTACAAAACCACGGCGGGTGATCCTGATTGTCAGTCATTGCCCTTTAAAGATGCTTTTGTTGCGTTGCAAGCCAGCATTGGGCAAGCCAATCCTGCGGCTTATCTGAAAACCAATTACTGGGATGCAGTGAGTGATAACTGGTCGCGTGGTGCTAGTATGACGATTCAGATGATGATGACAGCCGAGCATCAAGGTGCATTGCAGGACGGTTGGCATTTGTTGGCACGCTTGCACATTCTCGAACGTGAATTCAATCGGGCAAGGATTAATACAACGGCATGGGATGCGAAGAAAACCAGTTTGGGTTTCTCCGGCTATTCCAAGGCTGAAGCAGATGCTATCAGCAGTAACGATTGGATGGTGATTGCGGTCTCGAAAGTGACAGGGATGGATTACCGTGACTATTTCAGTATGTGGGGTCAGGCTTTCAGTACCAAAGCCAATGACCAAGTAATGACGTTTAACCATGCTGCTGCGGAACGCCGTTTCTTTATCACCAGTCCAAGCGGTTATTGTAAGGGCGAAGGGTTTGATGGAAACAACTTGCCCGTCACTGGCAATCAGGTCTGGCCGCTGGCAGGTGCTCAGCCTCGCTTGATGGGGGATAGCTTCCGCTAA
- a CDS encoding ISAs1 family transposase → MKLRPTASILEHFASIPDPRLDRRKRHKLSDIFFITLCAVICGADDWASIEQFGRAKEKWFTSVLDLKHGIPSHDTFGRVFGLIDTQQFSECFSRWVADLGDLSDGEIIAIDGKCLRRSLDSASDKSAIYMVSAWATQNQLVLGQQRVDDKSNEITAIPKLLMQLDIAGAVVTLDAMGCQTAIALQIVDKGADYLLSLKGNQGTLHQDVKLFFESANTCPPVGHVSYDGGHGRIETRSVRATSAIDWLKKDHVHWPKLTSIIAVTATRECKDKTTEETRYFITSMEASNPERLGQIVRAHWGIENNLHWVLDYAFREDDQRMRSGNSDANMAVVRHIALNLVKTEKTVKLGVKNKRLNAGWDEDYLLKIVTGRPGATKPKT, encoded by the coding sequence ATGAAACTCCGCCCGACAGCCTCGATACTCGAACACTTTGCTTCAATCCCTGACCCACGCTTAGATCGCCGTAAGCGACACAAACTGAGCGACATTTTCTTTATCACGCTGTGCGCGGTGATTTGCGGCGCGGATGACTGGGCATCCATCGAACAGTTTGGCAGAGCCAAAGAAAAGTGGTTCACCAGCGTACTGGATTTGAAGCATGGTATCCCGTCACACGATACCTTTGGGCGCGTTTTTGGGTTGATCGACACCCAGCAGTTCAGTGAGTGTTTTAGTCGCTGGGTGGCAGACTTGGGCGACCTTAGTGACGGTGAAATCATTGCCATTGATGGTAAATGCCTGCGCCGTAGCCTTGATAGCGCATCAGATAAGTCGGCCATTTACATGGTCAGTGCTTGGGCAACTCAAAACCAGTTGGTGCTAGGTCAGCAGCGGGTGGATGACAAGTCCAATGAAATCACTGCCATCCCTAAACTATTGATGCAACTGGATATTGCAGGAGCAGTGGTGACGCTGGATGCGATGGGATGCCAAACCGCCATTGCCCTACAAATCGTAGACAAAGGTGCAGATTACCTGCTCAGCTTAAAGGGTAATCAAGGCACACTTCACCAAGACGTAAAGCTGTTCTTTGAATCGGCTAACACCTGCCCACCCGTGGGACATGTCAGCTATGACGGTGGACATGGACGGATTGAGACCCGTAGTGTACGCGCCACATCAGCTATCGACTGGTTAAAGAAAGACCATGTTCATTGGCCTAAGCTCACTAGCATCATTGCTGTGACGGCTACCCGCGAATGCAAGGACAAAACCACGGAAGAAACCCGTTACTTCATCACCAGTATGGAAGCCTCAAACCCTGAACGTTTAGGGCAAATCGTGCGTGCGCATTGGGGCATCGAGAACAATTTGCATTGGGTATTGGACTACGCTTTCCGCGAAGATGACCAACGAATGCGTTCCGGTAACAGCGATGCGAATATGGCGGTTGTTCGGCATATTGCCCTCAATTTGGTCAAAACCGAAAAAACCGTCAAGCTCGGCGTGAAAAACAAACGTCTTAACGCAGGCTGGGATGAGGATTACCTACTAAAAATCGTTACAGGCAGACCAGGGGCTACCAAGCCTAAAACTTAG